Genomic segment of Streptomyces sp. NA02950:
CCCGGTCGTCGCACCGCGCGGGCACATGGCCTATACCTCGGGCACGACCGGACGGCCCAAGGGGGTGGTCCGCGCTCCCATACCGCTGGCAGAACTGGAGCTGTACCAGAGGCGCTCACTTGAGGTGATGAGGGCCTGTTTCGGGGTGCGGGCCGGCTGCCGTGCCCTCGTACCGGCTCCTCTCTACCACAGTGCGCCGAGCGGCTTCGCGCAGTGGACGAGCCAGATCGCCGACACCCTCGTCATCGCGCCCCGCTTCGACGCCGAGCAGACGCTCGCCCTCATCGAACGCCACCGCATCGACACCCTGTACTGCGTCCCCACCATGTACGTCCGCCTGCTGAAACTGCCGCGCACCGTGCGTGAGCGCTATGACCTGTCCTCGCTGCGCTTCGTCGGATCGACGGGCGCGCCCTGTGCTCCGGAGGTGAAGAAGGCGCTGATCGACTGGCTCGGTCCGATCGTGTACGAGACCTACGCCTCCAGCGAGAGCGGCTGGATCACCGTGATCGACTCCAGGGAGGCACTCGAGCGTCCCGGTAGTGTCGGCCGCCCGGTGGGTGAGGCGCGCATCCGTATCGTCTCCCCGGACGGCGTGGACTGTCCCCCAGGAGAGACCGGGATCATTTACGTACACCAGCCCGCGTACACCGACTTCACCTACCGGAACCAGCCCGAGGCGCGAGAGCGCGTCGCGCTGGACGGCCTGATCACCCTCGGAGACATGGGCTACCTCGACGAGGACGGCTACCTCTACATCTGCGATCGCGCGGTGGACATGGTGATCTCCGGCGGAGTCAACATCTATCCGGCCGAGATCGAGAGCGCGATCCTCGGGCAGCCCGGTGTGCTCGACTGCGCGGTGTTCGGCGTGCCCGACCCGGAATTCGGCGAGCGGCTGCAGGCCGTGGTGCAAGCGGAACGCGATGCCGTGATCGACCCGGAGGACATCGGCCGGGCACTACGCACCACGCTCGCCGGATTCAAGATCCCGAAGAACATCGAGATCGTCGACGACCTGCCGCGCGACGACAACGGCAAGATCGCCAAGCATCGCATCCGCGCCCATGCCGTGGCGTCCGGGGCACGGCGGACCTGACGGCCGCCCGGTTCCAGCCACCGCATCACCACGGCCAGCAGGAGAGTCATATGACACCCATCGACCATCTGAAGGACCGGTTGTCCTTGCCGGTGCTCGCATCACCGATGTTCATCATCTCCACCCCCGAATTGGTCATCGCTCAGTGCCTCGGCGGGATCATCGGGTCCTTCCCCGCGCTCAACGCCCGGCCGAAGGAAGACCTCGAGGGGTGGCTCACACGCATCGAAACGGCTCTCGCCGAGGCGAAGGCGGCCGAACCGGCACGCACGATCGCCCCGTACGCGGTCAACCAGATCGTGCACCAGAGCAACGACCGCCTCGAACACGATATGGAGGTCTGTGTCCGGCACCAGGTGCCGATCATCATCACCTCGCTGAGCACACCCGGCGAGGTGGTCGGCCGCGTTCACGGATACGGAGGAATGGTCTTCCACGACGTCACCACCATCCGGCACGCCGAGAAGGCCCTCGAGGCCGGAGTGGACGGGCTGATCCTCGTCTGCGCGGGGGCCGGCGGCCACGCCGGCAACCTGAGCCCGTTCGCGCTGGTCGGCGAGGTGCGCCGGTTCTATGACGGCCCCCTCATCCTGTCCGGAGCGATCACCACCGGCGCGTCTGTTCTCGCCGCGGAGGCGATGGGCGCCGACCTTGCCTACATGGGCACCCGGTTCATCGCCACCACCGAGGCCAGGGCGGCGGACGCGTACAAGTCGATGATCGTGAGTTCTCATGCCTCCGACATCGTCCACACACCGTTCTTCACCGGAGTCCACGGCAACTATCTGAAGCCGAGCATCACCGCCGCCGGCCTTGATCCGGATCATCTGGGAGATGCGGGTGAGGAACGGATAGCGTTCGCGTCGTCCACCCATGTGAAACCGTGGAAGGACATCTGGGGCGCGGGACAGGGCGTGGGACAGATCGATGCGGTCCAACCGACGGCGGAGGTGATCGCTTCCCTCAGGGCGGAGTACGCGCGGGCCCGGCGCCGCCTGGCGGTGACCGACGCGGTAGTGGAGGCGGACGCATGACGGTTCGGGCCGACCAACTCGGCCACCGCTGGGCATGGGCGCGGAAAGGGCCGGCAGCCGGGCGTGGGTGCCGCTGGCCCACGGCGCGCGGCTCAGATCTGGCCGAGGTCGATTTCCACCGGGAACGGAGCCGCGACCTTCACCACACCGGTGAACACGTCTCCTTCCCGATAGGCCCTGCTCGCGGGGTCGAGGACGTAGGTGTACACCAGCGGTAC
This window contains:
- a CDS encoding AMP-binding protein, with amino-acid sequence MTATVCFEDTEIAPEELDARARKLAGGLAALGLREGDVVAVLLRNDPAYVDVILACRIGGFSYCPINWHFTPSEIGYILQDCGARAVIGHADLLSAAHDVLPHGVTTLAVAGNAGGETAEYETWLVHQPDYSGPVVAPRGHMAYTSGTTGRPKGVVRAPIPLAELELYQRRSLEVMRACFGVRAGCRALVPAPLYHSAPSGFAQWTSQIADTLVIAPRFDAEQTLALIERHRIDTLYCVPTMYVRLLKLPRTVRERYDLSSLRFVGSTGAPCAPEVKKALIDWLGPIVYETYASSESGWITVIDSREALERPGSVGRPVGEARIRIVSPDGVDCPPGETGIIYVHQPAYTDFTYRNQPEARERVALDGLITLGDMGYLDEDGYLYICDRAVDMVISGGVNIYPAEIESAILGQPGVLDCAVFGVPDPEFGERLQAVVQAERDAVIDPEDIGRALRTTLAGFKIPKNIEIVDDLPRDDNGKIAKHRIRAHAVASGARRT
- a CDS encoding nitronate monooxygenase family protein, whose protein sequence is MTPIDHLKDRLSLPVLASPMFIISTPELVIAQCLGGIIGSFPALNARPKEDLEGWLTRIETALAEAKAAEPARTIAPYAVNQIVHQSNDRLEHDMEVCVRHQVPIIITSLSTPGEVVGRVHGYGGMVFHDVTTIRHAEKALEAGVDGLILVCAGAGGHAGNLSPFALVGEVRRFYDGPLILSGAITTGASVLAAEAMGADLAYMGTRFIATTEARAADAYKSMIVSSHASDIVHTPFFTGVHGNYLKPSITAAGLDPDHLGDAGEERIAFASSTHVKPWKDIWGAGQGVGQIDAVQPTAEVIASLRAEYARARRRLAVTDAVVEADA